One stretch of Diabrotica undecimpunctata isolate CICGRU chromosome 5, icDiaUnde3, whole genome shotgun sequence DNA includes these proteins:
- the LOC140441069 gene encoding COMM domain-containing protein 3: protein MKNFQDKRASITLAKNSTIINDDIFKKQLENCFQVLTERKEIHATNNLYNSKPDIIKEFYASLLTVTTEFVRQNVNREDITFFLHDECGLSSERTNLYISMLEEKKCQLQIALLNIGSALPHVTDIKWKIDYIVKSSEVESAEGPLFRICLIGEQYDIEKNSKVLKPIHFTCNSVELLDLIYKFKDALRHCNSVTQRVF, encoded by the exons atgaaGAATTTTCAGGATAAAAGGGCATCTATAACTTTAGCGAAAAATTCAACTATAATTAACgatgatatatttaaaaaacaattagaaaattGCTTTCAAGTTTTAACTGAAAGGAAAGAGATTCATG CTACAAACAATCTATATAATTCAAAACCTGATATCATTAAGGAATTTTATGCCTCTCTTTTAACAGTTACAACAGAATTTGTTAGACAAAATGTTAATAGAGAGGACATTACATTCTTTTTACATGATGAGTGTGGTTTATCATCAGAACGAACAAACCTGTATATAAGCATGTTGGAAGAAAAGAAATGCCAACTACAAATAGCTTTATTAAATATTGGAAGTGCTTTGCCACATGTAACTGATATAAAGTGGAAAATAGACTACATAGTAAAG tctAGTGAAGTGGAATCTGCAGAAGGGCCCTTATTTAGAATATGTTTAATTGGTGAACAGTATGATATTGAAAAGAATAGTAAAGTTTTAAAACCCATTCATTTCACCTGCAACTCAGTAGAGTTATTAGATTTAATTTATAAGTTTAAAGATGCTCTTAGACACTGTAACTCAGTGACACAAAGGGTTTTCTaa